A DNA window from Pyrus communis chromosome 3, drPyrComm1.1, whole genome shotgun sequence contains the following coding sequences:
- the LOC137727278 gene encoding probable potassium transporter 13: MDPESASLSGGLRPNFYTTTLCLAYQSLGIVYGDLSISPIYVYKSTFSHGLNLYAEDHEILGVLSMVFWTLTIIPLCKYIIFVLGADDNGEGGTFALYSSLCRHSRMGLWNTVHPEYESIPSDCSGLSTKDTRMSSLIKKFFEKHKSSKIVLLLVVFIGVGMIIGDGILTPTMSVLSAVSGIRIKAPGLHENYTVLIACIIVVGLFALQHFGTHKVGFLFAPIMLTWLLCICGVGIYNIFRWNPGVIRALSPYYIYNFFKITGRVGWSSLGGVILCVTGTEAMFADLGHFSKLSIRIAFTALVYPCLVLAYMGEAAYLSKNKKDLHCSFYKAIPEVMFWPVVIIATLASAVGSQAIISATFSIVSQCRALRCFPRVKIKHTSNQIHGRIYIPEVNWMLMVLCLAVVIGFRDTHMIGNAYGLAGVTVMFITTCLMFLIISTVWKQKVIVAFLFFVIFGSLELLYISACLGKVHHGGWLPLVFALVIVSLMSIWNYGTVKKDAFELENKVSLDRLLSFGPSLGITRVPGICLVYSKVAFGLPPMFAHFVTNFPTFHHTLIFVTLKYLMIPKVPLGERFLVKRIGPPELSIFRCIVRYGYKDVKDCYNFETQLIEKVAEFLKQERNSEELAVRGQSPNLISAATRNEVYGCRAVHWSDDVSGGSSEQWRDGVGSAEQWMKKLMEAREAGGMAYMVGNPYVEASEVSPFLKKFAIDIVYNFLRRNCRRPAVTLGIPHTSLIEVGMLYQV, from the exons ATGGACCCGGAATCGGCTTCCCTTTCCGGGGGCTTGCGCCCA AATTTTTACACGACCACTCTATGCCTCGCTTATCAGAGCCTTGGTATTGTTTATGGGGATCTTAGCATATCCCCCATTTATGTATACAAAAGTACATTCTCACATGGTTTGAATCTTTATGCGGAGGATCACGAGATTCTTGGCGTGCTTTCAATGGTTTTCTGGACTTTGACTATTATCCCTCTTTGCAAGTACATTATATTTGTGTTAGGAGCAGATGACAATGGTGAAG GTGGAACTTTTGCTTTGTACTCATCGCTATGCCGACACTCAAGGATGGGCCTTTGGAACACAGTTCATCCTGAATATGAAAGCATACCATCTGACTGTTCTGGTTTATCTACCAAGGATACAAGAATGAGCTCACTCATAAAAAAATTCTTTGAGAAGCATAAGAGTTCTAAAATAGTATTGCTGCTTGTAGTTTTTATAGGGGTTGGCATGATAATTGGTGATGGTATCCTCACGCCAACAATGTCCG TTCTTTCTGCAGTTTCTGGAATTAGAATCAAAGCTCCAGGTTTACATGAGA ATTATACCGTGTTGATAGCGTGCATCATCGTGGTCGGACTTTTTGCTCTTCAGCATTTTGGGACACACAAAGTTGGGTTTCTTTTTGCTCCAATCATGTTAACATGGTTACTATGCATTTGTGGGGTAGGCATTTACAATATATTCCGTTGGAACCCTGGTGTTATACGTGCTCTGTCGCCCTACTATATTTATAACTTCTTCAAAATAACTGGAAGAGTTGGGTGGAGTTCCCTTGGAGGCGTTATTCTTTGTGTTACAG GTACAGAAGCAATGTTTGCTGATCTTGGACACTTTTCCAAACTGTCTATCAGG ATTGCATTTACTGCGCTCGTTTACCcttgtttagttcttgcatacATGGGAGAAGCTGCTTATCTCTCCAAGAACAAAAAGGATCTGCATTGCAGTTTTTACAAGGCCATTCCTG aGGTTATGTTTTGGCCAGTCGTTATTATTGCAACTCTTGCTTCTGCGGTGGGAAGTCAAGCAATAATTTCAGCTACCTTCTCAATAGTCAGTCAGTGCAGGGCCCTTCGGTGCTTCCCTCGTGTGAAGATCAAACATACATCAAATCAGATACATGGGCGGATATACATACCTGAGGTGAACTGGATGTTGATGGTATTATGTCTTGCGGTTGTTATAGGTTTCAGAGACACTCATATGATAGGCAATGCATACG GGCTTGCTGGAGTGACAGTGATGTTCATCACGACCTGCTTGATGTTTCTAATTATTAGTACGGTTTGGAAGCAGAAGGTTATTGTGGCATTCTTGTTTTTTGTAATCTTTGGATCCCTTGAACTACTCTATATTTCTGCCTGCCTTGGAAAAGTACATCACGGAGGCTGGCTTCCCCTTGTATTCGCTCTTGTCATCGTGTCTTTGATGTCTATCTGGAATTACGGGACTGTAAAGAAGGATGCATTTGAGCTAGAGAACAAGGTATCGTTGGATAGACTTCTAAGCTTTGGGCCAAGCCTAGGTATTACAAGGGTCCCTggaatctgcctagtttactcTAAAGTTGCGTTTGGTCTCCCTCCAATGTTTGCACATTTTGTCACGAACTTCCCTACATTTCATCATACTCTCATCTTTGTGACCCTTAAATATCTGATGATTCCAAAAGTTCCACTTGGTGAGCGTTTTCTTGTTAAGCGGATTGGCCCACCAGAGTTGTCCATTTTCCGGTGTATTGTAAG GTATGGATACAAGGATGTGAAAGATTGCTACAACTTTGAAACCCAACTGATTGAAAAGGTGGCGGAGTTCTTGAAACAGGAGAGGAATAGTGAAGAATTGGCAGTTAGAGGGCAGTCACCGAACCTAATATCTGCAGCAACACGAAATGAGGTTTATGGCTGCAGAGCTGTGCATTGGAGTGATGATGTTAGTGGCGGCAGTAGTGAGCAGTGGAGAGATGGAGTTGGCAGTGCTGAGCAGTGGATGAAAAAACTCATGGAGGCACGGGAAGCTGGTGGCATGGCCTACATGGTCGGCAATCCTTATGTTGAGGCAAGTGAGGTATCACCGTTCCTGAAGAAGTTTGCGATTGACATTGTCTATAATTTTCTGAGGCGGAATTGCAGGCGTCCAGCAGTCACACTAGGAATTCCGCATACCTCGCTGATTGAAGTGGGAATGCTTTATCAGGTGTAA
- the LOC137727328 gene encoding uncharacterized protein — MADESTNKSIMEPKFSHPLHQIAQSPSHKLLLKQWLKEEELILNRVSLKESQIDSVRKEITMLFIFFFLFHSTALTLLFSSSSRDPHGFACRRSWIPSLCSLCFSLGIIWAIRYKSDTEGHLEKLLEREKEDKNLLGKCIEELKKKGLEFDLLKEVDALRRAKSLRVEAKAVRKWNARDFVTLFFFTVSCFVIIVTRVILCN, encoded by the coding sequence ATGGCCGACGAGAGCACAAACAAATCGATCATGGAGCCGAAGTTCTCACACCCACTTCACCAAATCGCTCAGTCTCCGAGCCACAAGCTTCTCCTGAAGCAATGGCTGAAAGAAGAAGAGCTAATCCTCAACAGGGTCTCTCTCAAGGAGTCCCAAATCGACTCAGTTCGAAAGGAGATCACGAtgctcttcatcttcttcttcctcttccactCCACGGCTCTCACCCTTCTCTTCAGTTCCTCGTCGAGGGACCCGCACGGGTTCGCGTGCCGCAGGTCCTGGATCCCGTCGCTCTGCTCTCTCTGCTTCTCGCTGGGGATCATTTGGGCGATAAGGTATAAAAGCGACACGGAGGGGCACCTGGAGAAGTTGTTGGAGAGAGAAAAGGAGGATAAGAACCTGCTGGGAAAGTGCATTGAGGAGCTGAAGAAGAAGGGGTTGGAGTTCGATTTGTTGAAGGAGGTTGACGCGCTGAGGAGGGCCAAGAGTTTGAGAGTCGAAGCAAAGGCGGTGAGGAAGTGGAATGCGAGGGATTTTGTGACACTGTTTTTCTTCACTGTGTCTTGCTTTGTGATCATTGTCACCAGAGTTATTTTGTGTAACTAG
- the LOC137730204 gene encoding auxin-responsive protein SAUR71-like — protein MKQLIRRLSRVADSSQYCLLPSPADASARPRRNESFRVKLRRRTSSSGEPVVPEGHVPVYVGEEMEWFVVSAELLNHPVFVELLNKSAQEYGYEQKGVLRIPCHVIVFERVLEALRLGQAPSCDLHDLLNSDSVDLRSW, from the coding sequence ATGAAGCAGCTGATCCGCCGACTCTCCCGCGTCGCCGACTCATCGCAGTACTGCCTCCTGCCCTCCCCGGCCGACGCCTCCGCCCGCCCGCGCAGAAACGAGTCCTTCCGTGTAAAGCTCCGGCGCCGGACATCATCCTCTGGCGAGCCGGTGGTCCCCGAGGGCCACGTCCCGGTCTATGTCGGCGAGGAGATGGAGTGGTTCGTGGTCAGTGCCGAGCTCCTGAACCACCCGGTCTTCGTCGAGCTCCTCAACAAGTCGGCACAGGAGTACGGCTACGAGCAGAAGGGAGTCCTCCGGATCCCATGCCACGTGATCGTCTTCGAGCGCGTGCTCGAGGCGCTCCGCCTCGGACAGGCCCCGTCGTGCGACCTGCACGACCTTCTCAACTCGGACTCCGTCGACCTGAGATCCTGGTAG